From the Mya arenaria isolate MELC-2E11 chromosome 17, ASM2691426v1 genome, the window AATTCTCGTAATTTCcatttgtgttcatttatttaattttaacttatttccTTTACAACGACTATGAAGCAAGCTactacaacattatatttatcactcttgTTGACATTACATAACACAATTGTGTGGTCTCATGGTCCGGGGATAACTGGAGTTCACAGGGGAATGATTAGTACCCACATTATCATTTATTAGTTAGGTAACCTATAAGTAAAATTACAATTATTCTAAATTACCTCCATTAGTACATGGTGGGTTTTCTTCAAGAACTCTTCGTTTTCCTCATATTTTTCCACTACATTCTCTGGTAGGTTGTCTGGCTTTCCAAGCTAAAATTGAAAAGCTTTTCTTCAACAATGTTGtaactatttcattttttttgcctaaataggatttttttatttgctttatcaTTACCCTCCattaattaaacaatgtttttttattgaatatatatatatatatatttctaccGTATACACTTATATTAGACACTTTcgtttaaaaagttaaatagtGTAAGCCATctatcaataaatttaaactactTTACATGATTAGATGTATGTAACTAGCCTAATATAACATACATCTGCAGCTGCTTGTCTTAATGCTGGCCAATCAATTTTAGGAATCATTCTGGCTGTGAACTCTGGAACAAAGTCAACCTCCTTCTCTTCCACCTTTGATGCCTACAAATAACAAGCAAgatgatttttataataatgttaactaGTTTACCATTATttagtataatattatattaaaagtaataacatcaaaaaataataccgtaattgtaaaaatacatgatttttaACTagttacatataaaataaaataatcaaaacataatgCACACTTTTCCTTGCACATTTTGCAGTGGTGCAGTTCTCTTAATGAAAAGTGTCTATTTCCCAAAATTTTTGTAAGTCACagtttcttgaataaaaaacaagatCTTTACAAGGCCATCTCTCATACAGTATAGTGTGTATCATGTGactgtatgcataaaaaagtcaaatttgCTATTATATCAGCTATTTTGGCATGAGTTTGTATTTTCCAAAAGTCAGAAATTAATCCTAATTTGAAAGACAGAGgcaaaaattcaataaaatcacGGCCTTGAATTTAAAGGAAAATGTAGCCTTGGCACACATGTTTTTGGCAATATATAAATTACGGTCTGCAACTgttctttttcagaaaaaaccccatatcaaacacaaaaattaattttcctTGATTAAATAAGCAATTTAGATAATACTGATCTATTTGGGAGCCATCTATTTCATAACAATTGTGGAATAAGTTATAACAACTTTACATTAATCGTTCTCGTTGAATGCAAGTTGTTAGGAAACAATTGGttaaacaagaggcacatcagtgcctgtgctccactggccaaaaggttcaagcaaagaccacctaacgaacattttcgtcaagtttcatagaaatacaatcatcaatttttg encodes:
- the LOC128222859 gene encoding multifunctional methyltransferase subunit TRM112-like protein, whose translation is MKLLTHNMLTSNIIKGVSKGFPLKIVASKVEEKEVDFVPEFTARMIPKIDWPALRQAAADLGKPDNLPENVVEKYEENEEFLKKTHHVLMELEVLEGELICPETGRKFPVSNGIPNMLLREDEV